The window caactcggtcctcaagcttgactggcaagctcaacttgcttcgatcagcagctcaggccggtttgagccaagatcgagctaagttcgtcattgcagcattttcacaaacacctagactgcaccttcaaaatttcactgtatttgagacataAACAATGGTTTTTTAAAGGtatttttatcaaacaccttctaagcaatataaaaatcaagaaaaaaagagtgttagtttcatatacataccttccttgccaccagccacacttctttgaatcatttcatcaaatacttggtaagcaacattaatatcaaagtaaccaagtcaccgaactagtttcatccaagttcgattcaagctgggttcgatccgagtcgaatcaagctgggatgagctcaaactcatttttgagctcaaaaaatcagctcaactcgactcgaactcagcttcaaaccaagttgaattgagcttttttcagtcgagtcgagctagctaaccaagctagctcggttcgtataCACCTCTACCTACGACGCTACCAGTACATGAGCTTaactgagttgagcttggcctagctcggctcggctcggctcaaccAACAGGCTACCCCAGTTCGATCTCTGCTCAGCTCGGTCTTCAAGCATACCTAGCTAGCTTGGCTCATCTCAGTCAGCAACTCAGGCCAATTCGGTCCGAGTTTAAGCTTGATCTttcaagtcgagtttgagtttgagCCAACAAGTCAAATTTGAGTTtatgttttagaatttttaatatatataatataatatataattgatttaaatatataaatatttacaaaacattTATATTACCAAAATCGATCAAAGTTGAAtcaattcaaaccgagtcaactttGAGTCAAGTTCCGAGCCAAGTTGAGTCAAGCATGGTATAGCTCGACTCTAAATTTTTTTGAACTCAAAAATTCagcgagtcaaattgagcttttttgagtcgagtcaagtgagtTAACTGAGCTTACTCAATTTGgacagtgctttgtgggccccaacatgccTTTTACccatgcattttatttttattttattttcatatcattttaagacatgaaccaAAACATGAGACAATCCAAATCTTAACCGGACCCTACCACAAAAAATTAGTAGTGATTAAGTGCTCACCATTTAAACTTCCTAgagctcattgtaatgtttatttgtcatccaacctgctgattaggccacacggacctagatgtaggaaaaaaacaaatatcagcttcgtccaaaacttttatggctccaagtttttaacggtgagagttCAATACCAATAttttccatgttgtggtccacattagatttgaatatgcctcattttggggctcatgcactaaaaataTACGGAACAATGGATGCACAGTAGCATACTATAGCTACTGGTTACTGACAGTGTCAACAGGCAATTCCCATCCGCTGGGCGGGCAGCTATGGTTTCTATGCCACATCTAAATCCACccgtgcattgaggtgggcccacggtcagggccgcacctacCTGCCTGGATCTGGGGTCGCACCTAATCAGCGTTCAAGTCGGACATGCCACAGCAAACTGTAGGGAGGGAAAcaccacccaccattgaaaccgacGGGATTGAGTGGTGACCGCGATACCACCCAAGCTGGCTGGTggaaaagttctgtgggcccaccattatatatatatatatatatatgtgtgtgtgtgtgtgttttattcacactgccCATTTACAAAATTTAAGGATGACACATATTCTATATTCTTgtcatccatccaatttttcatatcaatttaagaatgagcctaaaaatgaagatcccaatctcaagtggaccaaaccatagggaACAGTAGAGATTGATTGCCtggcttatatttgttttttgtttctcCTTCATCCATATTAAAGTAGTCTTATCAAAGCAATCAGTTATCGATCATATCTCAATATTGACATAATATTAATGATTTCTTGATCTTATTTATGGGCCACTCTAGTGGCATGACTCTTAGAAACTTAGTTATTGATGAGCTGGCATCCGTATACCTAGTGCATGATGTAGAAACCTCATGCATACCATATGGCTACATCTGCATCGTTGGATTTGGCACTTCGTGCCCAAATATATGGACAACAATTAAGTACTCCgcttgtgatttttattttattttttttaatgggctGAGTCCTAGTAATCAAAATAataggatgatccaatccatttgaTTTTGTCTTTTATAATAGTTAGTTTATTgtgaaccattcatttgatagctgCTAAATTCAATGGTATGGCTTGTTTAATTAGTGTGATTTTGGTGGTACGTTACACCTAAAGATGTGAAGCATCACGTCGATTGACATCATAGCATGTCATCTGTGTAGAGAAAGATCTACCATTATAAGACGACCGTGTCAAACTAACATTTCAGTCAACTTCCAAGTTAAATTAGATGCTAATGCTCTGAAAGAGAAATGTTCCCATTAGAAAAGAGATGCCTTATTTTCCCTTAATTACATAGAACATTTTATCTCTagaaaaggtggaccacaccataatgatTACATATGCAAAATTTAGGATGCAGATTTTTCAGAAGAATAGGAACTTTTTTCTCCGCTTAATCGCTTGTAAATTTCTATAATTGCATAAGATGCATTATTATGCAAATTAATCTACAAAACCACAAATAAACATAATAACAAGtataagacaaaaagaaaattagagaACATAATAAGAAAAATACCACCGATTTTACGTTGAAAACCTTCTCAATCTGAAAAAATCTTGTCTTTTTCAGCACACTGACACTCACATATGCATGCCCACACACCCACCACTTGTGCTGCCATCATCCATCTTAAAGTACCATACACATGTTAATATGCAACATTCATAACACATGCCACAACCCATCTTCAAGTGCCCCTCATTTCCAGGTACTCAACATGTGCCAATGTACCAAATGTATTGGTTGATGTCATATATAATttctcaataaaaataaaaataaattaacataACCACACTAGTATTAATTGGTCATCATGTCGACTCATTGCTAacaaaggaaatatatatatatatatatatatatatatatatatacatatatatatttgcatTTACTAGATCTTGTAAGCTTGTAACATATATTAAACCTGAGATCTAAAAATCCCaaacatgaaataaataaataaataaaatcaaggaaaatcaaCATGGTAGACCTCAGTCATATTTGGATAATATAGGCCAAAGTTCTGCTCAGTCCCAACTGGTTTTTCATCCTCATTGAAAATTGCAAATATGTATGTCTCTATCTCCTTTCCTGGCCTCTTTGGTGTCCCATTCAAGTGTGTGATCAGATTGTTGTTGTAGGTCATCGCATTTGGGATTGTCGCCATGTTGCCGTTCCCCCTCGACGGCCATCCGGTCTCTGAGACCACGATCTCCACCGATGGCCCACCCACCTTCTCAAGTGCCGAGTACACCGCGTCGATCATGGCATCAAATAGGTTGAAATACTTGCAGGTCCCATCGATCACGACGGGCTTTGTAGCATTGAAGAGTGCATAATCCAACCCTACATTCTTAGGGTCAGCTGCATAAGCAAAATATGGATACACATTTACTAGTAGTGGAACCCTGTTGGCCTCTAGATAAGCTACGATGGGggccatgatggggcccacctcttcCGAAAATGAACCGCTGGATGGAGGAAAGGACGCCCCAAGTACTTGGGTACCTACAGTAGTGCTGACAGGGATTGGCAGATTGGCAGCTTTCACGGCGGTTGCAATGTTCTTTATGGCTGGGAGCACATTAACAGCTAGACCACTGGGAATTACCTCATTGCCGGCGGATACATATCGAAAATGGACTGCATTGGCATGGGGAACCACATTGGTGCTTACCCAAGTGGCCGCAAAGGTCGAATCGCTCCCGAGCTTTTGGAGATCTTCGTTACGGACACCGAGGATGACGTCAATTCCAGAACCTTCTAGAGCTTTGAGTGCGCCGGGATTTGGGTCGAAAAGGCGAACCATCTTGATTTTTCTAGACTTGAGAAGTTCCACCACCTTATCTGGGGTTGGAAGGTTGTCACCCAACATTCCATAATTCACACCTACACTTTGTGCCACTGCATTAACCCAAACCCAACAAATGATATATTGATAATGAATGGATGAGATGATCCATCGATGGGATGGCCCACCACACCAATGCTAACATGTAAATAGAAAACCATActtgaaaaaaaaacaagaaaagatggAGATTACCTGCTAAGGTGTTGAGTTTGGGCCCCACAACTGCAAAGGCTACAACACAAACGAAAATAAAACCTTTCATGGAAACAAACTCCTCCATCTTTCTATCTTTTCAATAGCCTGGTTTTTCAACAATTAGCAAATCAATGCACCAATCGTACCATTGTGGGGGCACATACACGAAATCAGGACCATTCATCTAGTAGGGTCCGCAGTGATCATGGCCTTGGCCAGATATTCGGTTGGTCCACTCCTCAAGCAGTTGTATACAAACCAACGTGTATACTCAGCTGATGGTGGACTGGACTGATTTTTGAGCCAGTTGATGTTATAAGCGGtccccacctgatcaatggcttggatcatgcAGAAAACCCCTCTATCCCCTCTAATGTGCCACATGATTAGTACATACtagatttgaaaaataaaaactgGTCCCATCATGAAGACCACCTGGTGCAGCCAATAACctgatgtggcctacctgatgagaaGATCAACCCCtttttttgtggaccccaccttttggACGGCTGGGATGTCTTGCATACATGAAACATTGGCGGGAAAAGTGGTGCATGCATGGTGGAGTGGTAGATAAGCAATTTGAAAATAAGACTACAACTCTACAAGAAACCTACCTCGAATTCTTCTTCAAAAATTCTCGATGTGATGAAAACGACATGAAATGAAATGGGCTTTTTATAAttgcaaaaatgaaaaataaaataaaatcctatctTAGGAAGAAAAACagactttctttttatttattttttatggcaATCCTAATCTCTTAATGGTACGTGGCCCATATCTCTGTACACTACACACATGTTTTCAATTCTCACACGTATGGCCCATGGCtgcataatccagaccattggcatGCTTTTTCCAACCGTGAATGGACTATGGTCCAAAGCTCTTCTTAATgggaaaattttaatatttttattaaggcatacaaatggacggttaagaagatGGAAATAACGACGGTCCAGATTCACCCAGAAAGGGTCCTAGTATTGGGAGTTGGGGGTCTTGGCACGATTGCAATGTGGGAGATTTACGGTGGGAATCcattgatcaatggttggattgctgaacaatgggccccacttgtaaaaaTTGAAAACCCATGTGTATTTATGCAAAGATGCAGGCCACGTCATCGTGT of the Magnolia sinica isolate HGM2019 chromosome 7, MsV1, whole genome shotgun sequence genome contains:
- the LOC131251887 gene encoding putative glucan endo-1,3-beta-glucosidase GVI, whose translation is MEEFVSMKGFIFHWCGGPSHRWIISSIHYQYIICWVWVNAVAQSVGVNYGMLGDNLPTPDKVVELLKSRKIKMVRLFDPNPGALKALEGSGIDVILGVRNEDLQKLGSDSTFAATWVSTNVVPHANAVHFRYVSAGNEVIPSGLAVNVLPAIKNIATAVKAANLPIPVSTTVGTQVLGASFPPSSGSFSEEVGPIMAPIVAYLEANRVPLLVNVYPYFAYAADPKNVGLDYALFNATKPVVIDGTCKYFNLFDAMIDAVYSALEKVGGPSVEIVVSETGWPSRGNGNMATIPNAMTYNNNLITHLNGTPKRPGKEIETYIFAIFNEDEKPVGTEQNFGLYYPNMTEVYHVDFP